One Benincasa hispida cultivar B227 chromosome 5, ASM972705v1, whole genome shotgun sequence genomic window carries:
- the LOC120078645 gene encoding basic form of pathogenesis-related protein 1-like, with the protein MASSIISLFAFCCVGLSLILAPISPTVAKSSPQDFVDAHNAIRAEYGVGPVTWNKTLAEYAQKYAETRIATCEMEHSMGPYGENLAEAFETTTAELTVNYWASEKKFYNHQANKCVEEECGHFLQVVWKDTTSIGCAEVKCNNNYIFTICNYYPPGGYPDQLPY; encoded by the coding sequence ATGGCATCTTCTATCATCTCTCTCTTTGCATTTTGTTGTGTGGGATTATCCCTAATCTTAGCTCCAATATCTCCCACGGTTGCGAAAAGCAGCCCTCAGGACTTCGTCGATGCCCACAATGCCATTCGTGCTGAGTATGGTGTCGGGCCGGTCACTTGGAACAAAACTTTGGCAGAATATGCTCAAAAATACGCGGAAACTAGGATCGCTACCTGCGAGATGGAGCATTCTATGGGACCTTATGGTGAAAACTTGGCCGAAGCATTCGAGACGACAACAGCAGAATTGACCGTGAACTATTGGGCAAGTGAGAAGAAGTTTTACAACCACCAAGCAAACAAGTGCGTCGAGGAAGAGTGTGGCCATTTCCTTCAAGTCGTGTGGAAGGACACGACATCGATTGGTTGCGCGGAAGTTAAATGCAACAACAACTATATTTTCACCATTTGCAACTATTATCCTCCCGGCGGCTATCCTGACCAACTTCCTTACTAA